In the Puntigrus tetrazona isolate hp1 chromosome 19, ASM1883169v1, whole genome shotgun sequence genome, GCAGGCATCATGTCATCTGGCACAATAATTTTGCTGTCAAAAGGGGTGTGTCTACCTTTTTGCGTTTCTGAGGCTCTGATTGGGTTTGCTGACTGGCCTGTGACGGctgctcctcctcttcttctggCACTAAACTGTACTGCAGTCCAGGCTGGGAGAAGCAGTCCTTTGCAAAGTGACCTTTTATAAAAACAGACATACAGCTCATTATTTATGACATAAACACTGTCATAACAGGTGTTCGGGGATTAACAGTACAATCTGCAAATAAGACAACGAACATGAGATCTAAAACTGACACTCCATGTATCACAATTTCCACACAGTATTAAACaacacaactttttttaaacattaatagtattaagaaacatttctttagcACCATATTAGATTTCTGAAGACTTATGATTCATGTTGCACTGagttcagctttgtcatcacagaaataagttgtattttaaaattacaactattgtaatgtaatttaaattacaataatattttacacctTTACCTTTTTACCAAAATATGTACTTAATGAGACTTGATAAAATAGAACTAGGGTTGACAAAATGAGGTTGTCTGTAATAGGAACAAGGGTCAAATGTACGCTGGAACTGGGTTAGCTTGACATAACCTGGAGGTTCATACCTCTGCAGCCACACTTTTTGCATGTGGTGTTGAGCACAGCCTCCAGCGTGATCTTCTGCTCACTGTGATCTCTAAACTGTCTCCGACGACGTTCATCCTGTCTgtgtgaatatttatatatgcacagttAGTCAGCCTCCTATGAGTGCAGGGTTTGGTTTTCTCATTTGCTTGCGCCCATGTATCATAAAACCACTTACTCTGCTATAACATTGTTGGGGTCTAGGTCCCGCCCAGTGCCTTGATTGACAGATTTCATAGAGAAGGACAGCTTTACTTTATCATCTTTCATCTGATAGTGGATAGAAATCAAAAAGCATGATTAAAACACTGCATCTGAATTATGTCACTTTTAGTGTATGTGGGCAAAATATAAAACGACattgttattgttgtatttGTGTACATGCAAATTGAACGTACCTCTCTGCCAATGACTTTTATCCACACTTGTTCCCCTACATCAACAATTTCAGCTGGGTTATCCACCCGGCAGGACGACATCTCGCTCTTATGAACCAGGCCTGAtgatgcaaatgcaaataatgtgTGTATTCATCTTCATTTAAACGAGAACACACGTTTAATAACTCTCTAACAATACCTTGTTTTCTGTATCCTGGAATCTTAACAAAAGCGCCGTACGTTGTAACAGAAACTACCTAAGTAAATAAGAGCGCCGGAGGGTGAATAATTCAGTAATtacatttcatgtcattttaaattctgcatatgtgaccctggagcacaaaaccagccgTAAGTAGCACGGGTAAATTTGTAGCCGTAGCCAAAAATACGTATGAGTCAAAActaaatcattaggatattaaataaagatcatgttccatgaagatattttgtaaaaatatcaaaacctaACTAGTAACAtacattgctaaggacttcatttgaacaactttaaaggcaatgtTCTCAATATTCAATTTTCTTTTGCACCCTGAAATTCCAGATTTCCAAATAACGTTAGCTGTATCATGGACagatattgtcctatcctaactaTACATCAATATTTAtctaaatatgtataaatatgaatttaaaaaatgacccTTACGACtggctttgtggtccagggtttttgttttttaatctaaCCTCTCCCTTCAGAATGCTGTACATCGGTGGCAGTCCATCCAGACCCGCTGGCTCTCTCATCCGCTCATCTGCCATCACACCTGTAAAAACGTATAGTTTACCATCTGACTGTAACTAACGTTAATTCTGTAACAAATCCAGTCCGATCACTGCATCTAAACATGCCACCATTAGTGCTCATGCAACTCATGCCTGATGAGAATGTGCCTTACCAGATGGGATCAGGTCTAGGACAGTGTACTGTAACCTGAAAACAATCTACAAGATGACTGCAATATGCACgtgctttaattaaattttttacgttttaattacaaaaatcatcatcccaaaaatgtcaaatataatgCTGAGAGGCACGTTACTATTTAGCACACTACAAAACATCCCAATACAAAACGTAAATACATTTAGAGCAGTGCATTCCGCTTGTTTGGATGAAGCACGAGTTCCGTGAGTGCATTGTCTTCCGGTTCAAAGATTTAACAGTAGCCAATAAGATCGAGCTGCGAGTGAGTCGGCCAATCAGAAGCCTTCGCGTCACCGGATGTGTTTTACTCGGCAAGCGTGTTTAGCTCGGTAGTGGTTGGTGGCTCAAAAAAGTCATTCATTTGATAAAAAGATAAAGTTTTGGTCGCTTTTTGTTTATCATCGGGTTTTGAGTATTTTTTCCTAACAATGATCGAACCGAAGAAGCGCGGCGCAGACATGGCAGTCGTTCCCGCCGGAGTGAAGAGGCCGCGGACAGAGCTGGTGGCTGCAGCGCAGTCCCAGCAGCTCTCTGCTATGGTGAGACTGGGACCCAGATTAGATGGAAAAGACTAGCTGGTCTTCAAACTTTTGTATGCTGGTTATGTTGTAGTGATTCACTCTACTGACTCTAATCTTTTGAATCAATTCACCGAGACGATTCGTTCAATGAATTTTTCTAGAGGTTACATTGTCAGTGCAGTGAAGGTAGTgctttatcatcatcatcatcattattattattattcaataaaattgAGCACTATACATAAAACTTTTGTTCTACTTCATTCGAACATtgtgttatgtaaacaaagatTAAAGAGGAAAACGACTACAAAAATTATTGAATAAGTGCTTACatagttttaatgcaaaaatctgaatgcaatcggtataaaaaataataattgaaagtCTTTACAGCTTTCTTATTTAACGAGTCTCAAAATTTTTTCTGTATCTTGCACAACATTAATGTTGAATGTTACAGAAACAAGTCTTATGATTGactcatttaatcaaaaacaaaggGTCGTTCTCAAACAAAACTGGtcctatattatataatattatactattactatgtaatgtttttatttgttaaaatacgTGTTCATGCAAGTATTCTATAAGTTCAAGCATTATGCACACTTTCCCCACAATTAACAacggcaacaaaaaaaagacacttcaaCAATGAATGAGTGCATATTAACAAAAAGGATTCATTTGAAAGATTAATTCAAAACAGATTGTCATTTGCAGTCAAAGGGTAGTGGGTGCATGATGGGGGGGGCTTCATCATCCTTGAGTATTTATAACAGCACCTGCATAAACATtgatccgtgtgtgtgtgtgtgtgtgtatgtgtgtatctaTTTGTGTTAATGTCAGGGCCCCCCACGCAGCTCCAGTCTGCAGGCTCCTATAATGCTGCTCTCTGGTCATGAAGGTGAAGTTTACTGCTGCAAGTTTCACCCCAGTGGAGCCACATTAGCCTCCTCCGGATATGACCGTCTCATATGTGAGTCACTTGAAAttagttgttttgttgttattta is a window encoding:
- the zcchc17 gene encoding nucleolar protein of 40 kDa; protein product: MADERMREPAGLDGLPPMYSILKGEVVSVTTYGAFVKIPGYRKQGLVHKSEMSSCRVDNPAEIVDVGEQVWIKVIGREMKDDKVKLSFSMKSVNQGTGRDLDPNNVIAEQDERRRRQFRDHSEQKITLEAVLNTTCKKCGCRGHFAKDCFSQPGLQYSLVPEEEEEQPSQASQQTQSEPQKRKKEKKAKKEKKKKKEKRRDSSSSDSSDEDAKRPRHSEKKKKHKKHKHKTK